Proteins encoded by one window of Anomalospiza imberbis isolate Cuckoo-Finch-1a 21T00152 chromosome 20, ASM3175350v1, whole genome shotgun sequence:
- the ZSWIM7 gene encoding zinc finger SWIM domain-containing protein 7 isoform X1 — protein MDRSTLPAVAEELLREIKKAFQETSQVPDDLLLGLKFIFGPSAVPALDLVDQRSVTRVRSPSGRILYQVLGSSGKLYTCYSSCHFCTCPAFGFSVLQKSESLLCKHILAVYLSQAMGACQELAVSEEQLTNILLAEEEDEG, from the exons ATGGACAGGAGTACCTTGCCAGCTGTGGCAGAAGAGCTCTTGAGAGAGATCAAAAAGGCTTTTCAGGAGACCTCACAGG TCCCTGATGACCTGCTGCTGGG GCTGAAGTTCATTTTTGGCCCATCTGCAGTCCCAGCTCTGGATTTGGTGGATCAGCGTTCTGTCACCCGGGTCAGGTCCCCCAGTGGAAGGATTCTCTACCAG GTCCTTGGGAGCTCAGGCAAACTCTACACCTGCTACAGCTCCTGCCACTTCTGCACCTGCCCTGCCTTTGGGTTTTCTGTGTTGCAGAAGAGTGAGAGCCTTCTG TGCAAACACATCCTGGCTGTCTACCTCAGCCAGGCCATGGGAGcctgccaggagctggctgTGTCTGAGGAGCAGCTCACAAACATCCTCCTggctgaggaagaggatgaAGGATGA
- the ZSWIM7 gene encoding zinc finger SWIM domain-containing protein 7 isoform X2 → MIPCPWDGQEYLASCGRRALERDQKGFSGDLTGLKFIFGPSAVPALDLVDQRSVTRVRSPSGRILYQVLGSSGKLYTCYSSCHFCTCPAFGFSVLQKSESLLCKHILAVYLSQAMGACQELAVSEEQLTNILLAEEEDEG, encoded by the exons ATGATCCCGTGCCCGTGGGATGGACAGGAGTACCTTGCCAGCTGTGGCAGAAGAGCTCTTGAGAGAGATCAAAAAGGCTTTTCAGGAGACCTCACAGG GCTGAAGTTCATTTTTGGCCCATCTGCAGTCCCAGCTCTGGATTTGGTGGATCAGCGTTCTGTCACCCGGGTCAGGTCCCCCAGTGGAAGGATTCTCTACCAG GTCCTTGGGAGCTCAGGCAAACTCTACACCTGCTACAGCTCCTGCCACTTCTGCACCTGCCCTGCCTTTGGGTTTTCTGTGTTGCAGAAGAGTGAGAGCCTTCTG TGCAAACACATCCTGGCTGTCTACCTCAGCCAGGCCATGGGAGcctgccaggagctggctgTGTCTGAGGAGCAGCTCACAAACATCCTCCTggctgaggaagaggatgaAGGATGA
- the TTC19 gene encoding tetratricopeptide repeat protein 19, mitochondrial, producing MAAVAAALPRALSRLCPRRCPALPRPAWTGGHRGHRGDSGTGTAARARPRWARPAGAALAFLGGFSLFPRDAEEDGEDAIVLLLKRAKLSAMKGELAEAEQLLHQALRRAHQQENRQAIIYTYSMMGNVAYMQGQLDNAEKLYKATMSYMLAGDTKEDDNAILEMSLKLASIYAAQKQHKLAVAGYQFCILTLEEKIAKQKDLPEDVLSAEEKANTQLLLGMSLDSYGRYLLNINELPAAQKMYEKALQISNDVQGETHPQSVVLMNDLATVLDAQGRYEEAHTYSRRAAELARDTQHPEEHMVLNNLAAILMHKEDFLQAKQVYKEALKQAQQKGDAASVQHIQEELAELAKRRKGSK from the exons ATGGCGGCGGTGGCGGCAGCGCTGCCGCGGGCGCTGTCCCGGCTGTgcccccggcgctgccccgccctgccccggcccgcctggacagggggacaccggggacaccgcggggacagcggcaccggcaccgcggCGCGGGCGCGGCCGCGCTGGGCACGGCCGGCCGGCGCTGCGCTGGCCTTCCTGGGAG ggTTCTCCCTGTTCCCGCGGGACGCTGAGGAGGACGGCGAGGACGCCATcgtgctgctgctgaagagaGCCAAG CTCAGCGCCATGAAGGGGGAGCTGGCCGAGGCCGAGCAGCTCCTGCACCAGGCCCTGCGCCGGGCGCACCAGCAGGAGAACAGGCAGGCCATCATCTACACCTACAGCATG ATGGGGAACGTGGCCTACATGCAGGGACAGCTGGACAAT GCAGAAAAGCTCTACAAAGCAACTATGAGCTATATGCTTGCAGGGGACACAAAGGAG GATGACAACGCCATCCTTGAGATGTCCCTCAAGCTGGCCAGTATCTATGCTGCTCAGAAACA GCACAAATTGGCTGTAGCTGGCTACCAGTTCTGCATCCTGACCTTAGAGGAGAAGATTGCCAAGCAGAAGGACTTGCCTGAGGATGTCTTATCAG CTGAAGAAAAGGCCAACACCCAGCTCCTGCTTGGGATGAGCCTGGACTCCTACGGCCGCTACCTCCTGAACATCAACgagctcccagcagcacaaaaaatgTATGAGAAGGCTCTGCAGATATCAAATGATGTTCAGGGAGAGACTCATCCACAG AGTGTGGTGCTGATGAATGACCTGGCGACGGTGCTGGACGCTCAGGGGCGCTACGAGGAGGCGCACACCTACAgcaggagggcagcagagctggcaaggGACACGCAGCACCCCGAGGAGCACATGGTGCTCAATAACCTGGCAGCAATCCTGATGCACAAAG AAGATTTCCTGCAAGCAAAACAAGTGTACAAAGAAGCCCTCAAGCAGGCACAGCAGAAGGGAGATGCTGCTTCTGTCCAGCATATCCAGGAGGAACTAGCTGAGCTGGCCAAGAGGAGAAAGGGCTCCAAATAA